In the genome of Drosophila pseudoobscura strain MV-25-SWS-2005 chromosome 3, UCI_Dpse_MV25, whole genome shotgun sequence, one region contains:
- the LOC6898980 gene encoding uncharacterized protein, with product MQYSSSSENYSSSLRDTPAKWNGKNDKNYAYKKSSYQYSSSGDNNMSYQGKSPDQNIDQLDALLEDLKQERQITNRDRDLLPTNGTSYRTLERTDPAGTVTRTTRVVKTTKHSGQGGSGQQPYIDDVETFNPTDYSTLQSTAKYSSLKRDDYQTKEKPYTLSHSPISGGQYESKSKIYESNRTINNNVEVLPSSGITQTLTSGTTIDKELQDIALSDGILPAPGTKVTTTVRTYTYEIPAGPGSATSTINRSHTLNNSNTNTLSSSYKLHESHNSSQNFSQLLPQPHPHPHPQPSQVPQTVVYNTESYSTLNKPDRPLLTNQSYEIREHKETTTRGVSPQPRQLPLGTGPVGTLPGNNSRTVVYNIHKTDNVNTINELPPQQRYPPHSPAHSPNYAQGPHSPPLHTSGPGGVNRYYYKETETSNTVNTIHGAPNGGPYEPGLPQSAPLKQLPPSTAYPQPQTGNGYPPNTSYTYKYSSTTNTNNRRGPGGGPDYGSPSPFPVDGVEYPVGNGNPPQRVDDLMQSFGTTDHVDRGDLETPVRKREIETSVASPNQQHVPSVNKLGKEVYYPPGHDTIVMKREEMHAGSASGGRWAKGSGMYEYESGSKSKTKTKSGGAVVPLCLPLCCAMPCSIM from the exons ATGCAGTACTCGAGCAGTTCGGAAAATTATTCATCCTCGTTGAGGGACACGCCCGCAAAATGGAACGGAAAG AACGACAAGAATTATGCGTACAAAAAGTCCTCATATCAATACTCAAGCTCTGGCGACAATAATATGTCCTATCAGGGCAAGTCCCCCGATCAGAATATAGATCAGTTGGACGCTTTGCTGGAGGACTTGAAGCAGGAACGCCAGATCACCAACAGAGATCGCGACCTACTGCCCACCAATGGCACTTCCTATAGAACGCT GGAACGCACTGATCCCGCCGGGACGGTCACTAGGACAACGCGTGTGGTGAAGACCACGAAACACTCGGGTCAGGGCGGGTCAGGCCAGCAGCCCTACATCGATGATGTGGAGACCTTCAATCCCACCGACTACAGCACTCTGCAGTCGACGGCCAAGTACTCGAGCCTCAAGCGGGACGATTACCAGACCAAGGAGAAGCCGTACACGCTGT CCCATTCACCCATAAGTGGCGGTCAATACGAGAGCAAGTCGAAGATCTACGAGAGCAACCGGACGATCAACAACAATGTGGAGGTGCTGCCGAGCTCCGGCATCACACAGACCCTGACTAGTGGCACTACCATCGACAAGGAGCTGCAGGACATCGCCCTGAGCGATGGCATTTTGCCGGCCCCTGGCACAAAGGTGACGACCACCGTGCGTACGTACACGTATGAGATACCAGCTGGTCCGGGTAGCGCAACCAGCACCATAAACCGCAGTCACACactcaacaacagcaacacgaACACCCTGAGCAGCAGTTACAAGCTCCACGAGAGCCACAACTCCAGCCAGAACTTCAGCCAGTTGTTGCCGCAGcctcatccacatccacatccgcagCCATCGCAGGTGCCCCAGACGGTGGTATACAACACGGAGAGCTACTCCACGCTGAACAAGCCCGACCGGCCGCTACTGACCAACCAGTCGTACGAGATTCGCGAGCACAAGGAGACCACCACTCGCGGAGTGAGTCCCCAGCCGCGACAGCTGCCGCTCGGAACGGGTCCGGTAGGCACACTGCCGGGCAACAATAGCCGTACTGTGGTATACAACATCCACAAGACGGACAACGTGAACACGATCAACGAGCTGCCGCCTCAGCAGCGCTATCCCCCCCACAGTCCGGCACATAGCCCCAACTACGCTCAGGGTCCACACAGCCCACCGCTGCATACGTCTGGGCCAGGTGGCGTCAACCGCTACTACTACAAAGAAACGGAGACCTCCAATACGGTCAACACGATCCACGGTGCGCCAAATGGCGGTCCTTATGAGCCGGGACTGCCGCAGTCTGCTCCGTTGAAGCAGCTGCCGCCCAGCACGGCCTATCCGCAGCCACAGACCGGTAATGGATATCCGCCGAACACGAGCTACACCTACAAGTACTCTTCCACAACGAACACGAACAATCGTCGTGGTCCTGGTGGTGGTCCGGACTATGGCTCTCCTTCGCCCTTCCCTGTGGACGGAGTGGAGTATCCGGTGGGCAATGGCAATCCACCCCAGCGTGTGGACGATCTGATGCAGTCGTTTGGCACT ACTGATCATGTGGATCGCGGAGACCTGGAGACGCCCGTGCGCAAGAGGGAAATCGAGACATCCGTGGCCTCGCCCAACCAGCAGCATGTGCCGTCCGTTAACAAGCTCGGCAAGGAGGTCTACTATCCTCCCGGACACGATACCATTGTCATGAAGCGGGAGGAGATGCATGCCGGTTCTGCATCTGGT GGTCGCTGGGCCAAGGGCTCGggaatgtacgagtatgagtCCGGGTCCAAGTCAAAGACGAAAACCAAGTCCGGCGGCGCTGTGGTGCCTTTGTGCCTGCCCCTCTGCTGTGCGATGCCCTGCTCCATCATGTAG
- the conv gene encoding chaoptin isoform X2 codes for MVTLRLRSLILLQLLAVASAEYVYGEPKFKCPKKSKVLYPCSCIKGSDEGIFVRCEKVNLATLSVALQNLASFGFPVEELTIYRGNFVRLYGPMFANIKARILIIEETPLATIEDYVFYGVNNTMEELHLLGTNLSHVGPLGFGILGKTTKLVIKGHAFEQLPKDLFAGQEITNRLETLRLTNGLLSDLPIETFQPLRKLKNLDLHGNQLENLKRNQFKNLRELELLDISHNGIKKLEAQHISDLTKLGWCNVSHNALNELSRGTFARNSVLKVLNLAHNRISRLDANSFRGMRFLRRLFLSDNMLTEIGRGTFGSVARIGTIDLARNLLKKVEYQMFTQMNYVELLDLAENNITKIEKNSFKDIYQAVINVSHNALELIETAAFENCINITTLDLSHNRLTNFSRRSFDENTFATTFQLSFNGLTSLAHIPIQNMTGLKVLNASHNNIWEIPKNSFPKLYELHTIDVSHNNISIIFNGVFQTLFSLRTVDLSYNRMREIKSSTFGTLPTLLLLDLSHNELVSVVRGSMAKMTSMRQLYLNNNRLEKLFQLPISLNELYLSHNNITSIPAGTWPVMNSLIYLDLSHNQLGDSLDSQSFTGLLVVQRLKLQSNGISRPPLEAVAGMSTLQYLYLENNNISSLERSAFGKLPVLFELNLHGNQVMDISKRAFDGLLQLLNLNLSSNGLKHLQNDIFFGLPSLRTLDLSHNSLTKLDNKTNGVLDDLLSLETLDLSHNRISFVTKKTFPSHQYIPYNLQYLDLSYNQMPVLTYDITFGTKKLLHLNVSHNQINDLRRGVLSNFTSLKHLDLSHNELTNLQSEEHIFDLPKNLSRLDLSHNQIYHMPFANLVKVQSLTFADLSNNSLEDVSASLVGSMRNGSEILVAGNPLHCGCNARPLKHFMLQQTTPSEDLRSILCTTPSLAKDKYLLELDDELLQCADDEREMYTGTDYEQLTDVRFREVQTKAGNLTLSWYVSATADVSDFNVYIRSGGNEVLFQADYAYNQRTAQIPIADLQSHGEDKLLSAEICIVSRDSDGNTRKWFAGQCQPLPSLKLRRTFFFGNFQVRGGAAAASHHTGECRLVFIAIMLFVAKLWYSWY; via the exons ATGGTTACGCTACGCCTGCGCAGTCTTatactgctgcagctgttggcCGTGGCCAGCGCTGAGTATGTGTACGGCGAGCCCAAGTTCAAGTGTCCCAAGAA ATCCAAGGTGCTTTATCCGTGCAGTTGCATTAAGGGCAGCGATGAGGGAATCTTTGTGCGCTGCGAGAAAGTCAACCTGGCTACGCTCTCCGTGGCTCTGCAGAACTTGGCCTCCTTCGGTTTTCCCGTCGAGGAGTTGACCATCTACAGGGGTAACTTTG TTCGTTTGTACGGTCCTATGTTTGCCAATATCAAAGCCCGCATCCTGATCATTGAGGAGACTCCTCTGGCGACCATCGAAGATTACGTGTTCTATGGCGTGAACAACACAATGGAGGAGCTCCACTTGTTGGGCACTAATTTGAGCCATGTTGGACCCCTGGGATTTGGC ATACTGGGAAAGACCACTAAACTTGTGATTAAAGGACATGCCTTTGAGCAGCTTCCTAAAGATCTCTTCGCTGGCCAAGAGATCACCAATAGACTGGAGACGTTGCGCCTGACCAATGGACTGCTGAGCGATCTACCCATTGAGACATTTCAGCCTCTCCGCAAGCTGAAAAATCTCGACCTGCATGGGAATCAGTTGGAGAACCTAAAACGGAATCAGTTTAAGAATCTAAGGGAATTGGAGCTCTTGGATATAAGTCACAACGGGATCAAGAAACTGGAGGCGCAACACATTTCCGATCTCACAAAACTGGGCTGGTGTAATGTCTCGCACAATGCCCTAAACGAGCTGAGCCGCGGAACGTTTGCCAGGAACTCCGTGCTAAAAGTGCTCAATCTTGCCCACAATCGCATATCGCGTCTGGATGCGAACAGCTTCCGGGGCATGCGCTTTCTGCGCCGCCTATTTCTCAGCGACAATATGCTCACGGAGATTGGTCGCGGTACATTCGGGTCGGTGGCCCGCATTGGAACAATTGACTTGGCCCGCAATCTGCTGAAGAAGGTTGAGTATCAAATGTTTACCCAAATGAACTATGTGGAG CTCTTGGATCTGGCGGAGAACAACATCACGAAGATCGAGAAGAACTCGTTTAAGGACATCTACCAGGCGGTGATAAATGTCTCGCATAATGCCTTGGAACTGATTGAAACGGCCGCCTTTGAGAACTGTATTAACATAACCACGCTCGACCTATCCCACAACCGCCTGACCAACTTCTCGCGCCGCAGTTTCGACGAGAATACTTTTGCCACGACCTTCCAGCTGAGCTTTAATGGTCTGACCAGCCTGGCACAT ATACCGATACAGAACATGACGGGCTTGAAAGTGCTGAATGCCTCGCACAACAACATCTGGGAGATCCCCAAGAACTCTTTTCCCAAGCTGTACGAGCTTCACACAATCGATGTGTCGCACAACAATATCTCCATCATATTCAACGGGGTGTTTCAGACTCTCTTCTCGCTCCGGACCGTGGATCTGAGCTATAACAGAATGCGGGAAATCAAATCCTCCACCTTTGGTACCCTTCCcacactgctgctgttggatcTCAGTCACAACGAGCTGGTGTCCGTGGTGCGTGGTTCAATGGCCAAGATGACCAGCATGCGGCAGCTCTACTTGAACAACAATCGTCTGGAGAAGCTCTTCCAGCTGCCCATTTCACTGAACGAGCTCTATCTGAGTCACAACAACATTACGTCAATCCCAGCGGGCACATGGCCGGTCATGAACTCATTGATCTACCTGGACCTGAGCCACAATCAGCTGGGTGACAGCCTGGACTCGCAGAGTTTTACAgggctgctggtggtgcagCGGCTGAAGCTGCAGAGCAATGGCATAAGCCGGCCACCTCTGGAGGCAGTGGCGGGCATGTCAACGCTCCAGTATCTGTACTTAGAG AACAACAATATATCCTCCTTGGAGCGCAGTGCCTTCGGCAAGCTGCCGGTTCTATTTGAACTCAATTTGCATGGCAATCAGGTCATGGACATTAG CAAACGCGCCTTCGATGGCTTGCTGCAGTTGCTCAACCTGAATCTGTCTTCAAACGGACTCAAGCACCTGCAGAACGACATCTTCTTTGGACTGCCTTCCCTGCGCACTTTGGATCTGTCGCACAACTCCCTTACCAAGCTGGATAACAAGACGAACGGCGTCCTGGATGACCTGCTTAGCCTGGAGACTTTGGACTTGAGCCACAACCGCATCAGCTTCGTCACCAAGAAGACCTTCCCGTCGCACCAGTACATACCGTACAACCTGCAGTACCTAGACCTGAGCTACAACCAGATGCCCGTCCTTACCTACGATATAACCTTCGGCACCAAGAAGCTGCTGCACCTGAATGTGTCCCACAACCAGATCAACGACCTGCGACGAGGCGTCCTCTCCAACTTTACCTCGTTGAAGCACCTAGACTTGTCGCACAACGAGCTCACGAACCTCCAGTCAGAGGAACACATCTTCGACCTGCCCAAGAACCTGAGCCGCCTCGACCTGTCGCACAACCAGATATACCACATGCCCTTTGCCAATCTGGTGAAGGTCCAGTCGCTGACATTCGCCGACCTGTCCAACAACAGCCTCGAGGATGTGTCCGCCTCGCTGGTTGGCAGCATGCGCAACGGCAGTGAGATCCTGGTGGCCGGCAATCCACTCCACTGCGGCTGCAATGCACGTCCCTTGAAGCACTTTATGCTGCAACAGACGACACCCAGCGAGGACCTGCGGAGCATCCTCTGCACCACACCATCGCTGGCCAAGGACAAGTACCTCCTGGAGCTGGACGACGAGTTACTGCAGTGCGCCGACGACGAGAGGGAGATGTACACGGGCACCGACTACGAGCAGCTGACAGATGTCCGGTTCCGTGAAGTTCAGAC CAAAGCCGGCAATCTAACGCTCAGCTGGTATGTGTCTGCCACAGCGGATGTGTCCGACTTCAACGTGTACATCCGGAGCGGCGGCAACGAAGTTCTCTTCCAGGCGGACTATGCCTACAACCAGCGAACGGCCCAGATACCCATCGCAGACCTCCAGTCGCACGGCGAGGACAAGCTGCTGTCTGCCGAGATCTGCATCGTGTCCCGCGATAGCGACGGCAACACCCGGAAGTGGTTCGCCGGTCAGTGCCAGCCACTGCCGTCGCTCAAGCTGCGCAGGACCTTCTTCTTTGGAAACTTCCAAgtgcgaggaggagcagccgccGCTAGCCACCACACCGGAGAGTGTCGCCTCGTGTTCATAGCTATCATGTTGTTTGTTGCCAAGCTGTGGTATTCGTGGTATTAA
- the Sps1 gene encoding inactive selenide, water dikinase-like protein yields MSYAADVLNAAHLELHGGGDAELRRPFDPTAHDLDASFRLTRFADLKGRGCKVPQDVLSKLVSALQQDYSAQDQEPQFLNVAIPRIGIGLDCSVIPLRHGGLCLVQTTDFFYPIVDDPYMMGKIACANVLSDLYAMGVTDCDNMLMLLAVSTKMTEKERDVVIPLIMRGFKDSALEAGTTVTGGQSVVNPWCTIGGVASTICQPNEYIVPDNAVVGDVLVLTKPLGTQVAVNAHQWIDQAERWNRIKLVVSEEDVRKAYHRAMNSMSRLNRVAARLMHKYNAHGATDITGFGLLGHAQTLAAHQKKDVSFVIHNLPVIAKMAAVAKACGNMFQLLQGHSAETSGGLLICLPREQAAAYCKDIEKQEGYQAWIIGIVEKGNKTARIIDKPRVIEVPAKD; encoded by the coding sequence ATGAGCTACGCCGCAGACGTCCTCAATGCTGCCCATCTGGAGCTGCACGGTGGTGGCGACGCAGAACTGCGCCGCCCCTTTGATCCGACCGCTCACGACTTGGATGCCTCTTTCCGTCTGACACGTTTCGCTGATCTGAAGGGACGTGGCTGCAAGGTGCCCCAGGATGTACTCTCGAAACTGGTGTCGGCTCTGCAGCAGGACTACTCAGCACAGGACCAGGAGCCGCAGTTCCTAAACGTGGCGATTCCACGAATCGGCATTGGCCTGGATTGCTCTGTCATTCCTCTTCGCCATGGCGGACTTTGCCTGGTGCAGACCACCGACTTCTTCTATCCGATTGTCGACGATCCATATATGATGGGCAAAATAGCCTGTGCCAACGTGCTCAGTGATCTGTACGCCATGGGCGTAACCGATTGCGACAacatgctgatgctgctggccGTGAGCACAAAGATGACGGAGAAGGAGCGCGATGTGGTCATCCCTCTGATAATGCGTGGCTTCAAGGATTCCGCATTGGAGGCCGGCACCACGGTTACTGGGGGCCAGAGCGTGGTCAATCCCTGGTGCACTATTGGCGGCGTGGCCTCGACCATCTGCCAGCCGAACGAGTATATTGTACCGGACAACGCTGTCGTTGGAGATGTTCTGGTGTTGACCAAGCCCCTGGGCACCCAGGTGGCCGTCAATGCTCACCAGTGGATAGACCAGGCGGAGCGCTGGAACCGCATCAAGCTGGTCGTATCCGAGGAAGATGTGCGCAAGGCCTACCACAGGGCCATGAACTCGATGTCGCGCCTAAACCGTGTGGCAGCTCGGCTCATGCACAAGTACAACGCCCACGGGGCCACCGACATAACAGGCTTCGGTCTGCTGGGCCATGCTCAGACTTTGGCGGCTCACCAAAAGAAGGACGTCTCCTTCGTTATTCATAATCTTCCAGTGATCGCAAAAATGGCGGCCGTTGCCAAGGCCTGTGGCAATATgttccagctgctgcagggCCATTCTGCCGAGACTTCCGGAGGTCTGCTAATCTGCTTGCCGCGCGAACAGGCCGCCGCCTACTGCAAGGACATTGAGAAGCAGGAAGGCTACCAGGCCTGGATCATTGGCATTGTCGAGAAGGGCAACAAGACTGCCCGCATCATCGACAAGCCCCGCGTCATCGAGGTGCCTGCCAAGGATTAG
- the conv gene encoding chaoptin isoform X1: MVTLRLRSLILLQLLAVASAEYVYGEPKFKCPKKSKVLYPCSCIKGSDEGIFVRCEKVNLATLSVALQNLASFGFPVEELTIYRGNFVRLYGPMFANIKARILIIEETPLATIEDYVFYGVNNTMEELHLLGTNLSHVGPLGFGILGKTTKLVIKGHAFEQLPKDLFAGQEITNRLETLRLTNGLLSDLPIETFQPLRKLKNLDLHGNQLENLKRNQFKNLRELELLDISHNGIKKLEAQHISDLTKLGWCNVSHNALNELSRGTFARNSVLKVLNLAHNRISRLDANSFRGMRFLRRLFLSDNMLTEIGRGTFGSVARIGTIDLARNLLKKVEYQMFTQMNYVELLDLAENNITKIEKNSFKDIYQAVINVSHNALELIETAAFENCINITTLDLSHNRLTNFSRRSFDENTFATTFQLSFNGLTSLAHIPIQNMTGLKVLNASHNNIWEIPKNSFPKLYELHTIDVSHNNISIIFNGVFQTLFSLRTVDLSYNRMREIKSSTFGTLPTLLLLDLSHNELVSVVRGSMAKMTSMRQLYLNNNRLEKLFQLPISLNELYLSHNNITSIPAGTWPVMNSLIYLDLSHNQLGDSLDSQSFTGLLVVQRLKLQSNGISRPPLEAVAGMSTLQYLYLENNNISSLERSAFGKLPVLFELNLHGNQVMDISKRAFDGLLQLLNLNLSSNGLKHLQNDIFFGLPSLRTLDLSHNSLTKLDNKTNGVLDDLLSLETLDLSHNRISFVTKKTFPSHQYIPYNLQYLDLSYNQMPVLTYDITFGTKKLLHLNVSHNQINDLRRGVLSNFTSLKHLDLSHNELTNLQSEEHIFDLPKNLSRLDLSHNQIYHMPFANLVKVQSLTFADLSNNSLEDVSASLVGSMRNGSEILVAGNPLHCGCNARPLKHFMLQQTTPSEDLRSILCTTPSLAKDKYLLELDDELLQCADDEREMYTGTDYEQLTDVRFREVQTSKAGNLTLSWYVSATADVSDFNVYIRSGGNEVLFQADYAYNQRTAQIPIADLQSHGEDKLLSAEICIVSRDSDGNTRKWFAGQCQPLPSLKLRRTFFFGNFQVRGGAAAASHHTGECRLVFIAIMLFVAKLWYSWY, from the exons ATGGTTACGCTACGCCTGCGCAGTCTTatactgctgcagctgttggcCGTGGCCAGCGCTGAGTATGTGTACGGCGAGCCCAAGTTCAAGTGTCCCAAGAA ATCCAAGGTGCTTTATCCGTGCAGTTGCATTAAGGGCAGCGATGAGGGAATCTTTGTGCGCTGCGAGAAAGTCAACCTGGCTACGCTCTCCGTGGCTCTGCAGAACTTGGCCTCCTTCGGTTTTCCCGTCGAGGAGTTGACCATCTACAGGGGTAACTTTG TTCGTTTGTACGGTCCTATGTTTGCCAATATCAAAGCCCGCATCCTGATCATTGAGGAGACTCCTCTGGCGACCATCGAAGATTACGTGTTCTATGGCGTGAACAACACAATGGAGGAGCTCCACTTGTTGGGCACTAATTTGAGCCATGTTGGACCCCTGGGATTTGGC ATACTGGGAAAGACCACTAAACTTGTGATTAAAGGACATGCCTTTGAGCAGCTTCCTAAAGATCTCTTCGCTGGCCAAGAGATCACCAATAGACTGGAGACGTTGCGCCTGACCAATGGACTGCTGAGCGATCTACCCATTGAGACATTTCAGCCTCTCCGCAAGCTGAAAAATCTCGACCTGCATGGGAATCAGTTGGAGAACCTAAAACGGAATCAGTTTAAGAATCTAAGGGAATTGGAGCTCTTGGATATAAGTCACAACGGGATCAAGAAACTGGAGGCGCAACACATTTCCGATCTCACAAAACTGGGCTGGTGTAATGTCTCGCACAATGCCCTAAACGAGCTGAGCCGCGGAACGTTTGCCAGGAACTCCGTGCTAAAAGTGCTCAATCTTGCCCACAATCGCATATCGCGTCTGGATGCGAACAGCTTCCGGGGCATGCGCTTTCTGCGCCGCCTATTTCTCAGCGACAATATGCTCACGGAGATTGGTCGCGGTACATTCGGGTCGGTGGCCCGCATTGGAACAATTGACTTGGCCCGCAATCTGCTGAAGAAGGTTGAGTATCAAATGTTTACCCAAATGAACTATGTGGAG CTCTTGGATCTGGCGGAGAACAACATCACGAAGATCGAGAAGAACTCGTTTAAGGACATCTACCAGGCGGTGATAAATGTCTCGCATAATGCCTTGGAACTGATTGAAACGGCCGCCTTTGAGAACTGTATTAACATAACCACGCTCGACCTATCCCACAACCGCCTGACCAACTTCTCGCGCCGCAGTTTCGACGAGAATACTTTTGCCACGACCTTCCAGCTGAGCTTTAATGGTCTGACCAGCCTGGCACAT ATACCGATACAGAACATGACGGGCTTGAAAGTGCTGAATGCCTCGCACAACAACATCTGGGAGATCCCCAAGAACTCTTTTCCCAAGCTGTACGAGCTTCACACAATCGATGTGTCGCACAACAATATCTCCATCATATTCAACGGGGTGTTTCAGACTCTCTTCTCGCTCCGGACCGTGGATCTGAGCTATAACAGAATGCGGGAAATCAAATCCTCCACCTTTGGTACCCTTCCcacactgctgctgttggatcTCAGTCACAACGAGCTGGTGTCCGTGGTGCGTGGTTCAATGGCCAAGATGACCAGCATGCGGCAGCTCTACTTGAACAACAATCGTCTGGAGAAGCTCTTCCAGCTGCCCATTTCACTGAACGAGCTCTATCTGAGTCACAACAACATTACGTCAATCCCAGCGGGCACATGGCCGGTCATGAACTCATTGATCTACCTGGACCTGAGCCACAATCAGCTGGGTGACAGCCTGGACTCGCAGAGTTTTACAgggctgctggtggtgcagCGGCTGAAGCTGCAGAGCAATGGCATAAGCCGGCCACCTCTGGAGGCAGTGGCGGGCATGTCAACGCTCCAGTATCTGTACTTAGAG AACAACAATATATCCTCCTTGGAGCGCAGTGCCTTCGGCAAGCTGCCGGTTCTATTTGAACTCAATTTGCATGGCAATCAGGTCATGGACATTAG CAAACGCGCCTTCGATGGCTTGCTGCAGTTGCTCAACCTGAATCTGTCTTCAAACGGACTCAAGCACCTGCAGAACGACATCTTCTTTGGACTGCCTTCCCTGCGCACTTTGGATCTGTCGCACAACTCCCTTACCAAGCTGGATAACAAGACGAACGGCGTCCTGGATGACCTGCTTAGCCTGGAGACTTTGGACTTGAGCCACAACCGCATCAGCTTCGTCACCAAGAAGACCTTCCCGTCGCACCAGTACATACCGTACAACCTGCAGTACCTAGACCTGAGCTACAACCAGATGCCCGTCCTTACCTACGATATAACCTTCGGCACCAAGAAGCTGCTGCACCTGAATGTGTCCCACAACCAGATCAACGACCTGCGACGAGGCGTCCTCTCCAACTTTACCTCGTTGAAGCACCTAGACTTGTCGCACAACGAGCTCACGAACCTCCAGTCAGAGGAACACATCTTCGACCTGCCCAAGAACCTGAGCCGCCTCGACCTGTCGCACAACCAGATATACCACATGCCCTTTGCCAATCTGGTGAAGGTCCAGTCGCTGACATTCGCCGACCTGTCCAACAACAGCCTCGAGGATGTGTCCGCCTCGCTGGTTGGCAGCATGCGCAACGGCAGTGAGATCCTGGTGGCCGGCAATCCACTCCACTGCGGCTGCAATGCACGTCCCTTGAAGCACTTTATGCTGCAACAGACGACACCCAGCGAGGACCTGCGGAGCATCCTCTGCACCACACCATCGCTGGCCAAGGACAAGTACCTCCTGGAGCTGGACGACGAGTTACTGCAGTGCGCCGACGACGAGAGGGAGATGTACACGGGCACCGACTACGAGCAGCTGACAGATGTCCGGTTCCGTGAAGTTCAGAC CAGCAAAGCCGGCAATCTAACGCTCAGCTGGTATGTGTCTGCCACAGCGGATGTGTCCGACTTCAACGTGTACATCCGGAGCGGCGGCAACGAAGTTCTCTTCCAGGCGGACTATGCCTACAACCAGCGAACGGCCCAGATACCCATCGCAGACCTCCAGTCGCACGGCGAGGACAAGCTGCTGTCTGCCGAGATCTGCATCGTGTCCCGCGATAGCGACGGCAACACCCGGAAGTGGTTCGCCGGTCAGTGCCAGCCACTGCCGTCGCTCAAGCTGCGCAGGACCTTCTTCTTTGGAAACTTCCAAgtgcgaggaggagcagccgccGCTAGCCACCACACCGGAGAGTGTCGCCTCGTGTTCATAGCTATCATGTTGTTTGTTGCCAAGCTGTGGTATTCGTGGTATTAA